From the genome of Caretta caretta isolate rCarCar2 chromosome 27, rCarCar1.hap1, whole genome shotgun sequence, one region includes:
- the KAT2A gene encoding histone acetyltransferase KAT2A isoform X2 produces the protein MDLQQPVTNLSELCRSCGHALADHVSHLENVSEEEISRLLGMVVDVENLFMSVHKEEDTDTKQVYFYLFKLLRKCILQMSRPVVEGSLGSPPFEKPNIEQGVFNFVQYKFSHLPPKERQTMYELSKMFLLCLNYWKLETPSQFRQRSQNDDVATYKVNYTRWLCYCHVPQSCDSLPRYETTHVFGRSLLKSIFTVTRRQLLEKFRVEKDKLVPEKRTLILTHFPKFLSMLEEEIYGENSPIWESDFTMPATEGAQLVPRPAAVSTVAVPSTPIFSKKLGSSSSLSSMSLDASSAEPVPGEKRKLPESLTLEDAKRIRVMGDIPMELVNEVMLTITDPAAMLGPETSLLSANAARDETARLEERRGIIEFHVIGNALSQKSNKRILMWLVGLQNVFSHQLPRMPKEYITRLVFDPKHKTLALIKDGRVIGGICFRMFPTQGFTEIVFCAVTSNEQVKGYGTHLMNHLKEYHIKHNILYFLTYADEYAIGYFKKQGFSKDIKVPKGRYLGYIKDYEGATLMECELNPRIPYTELSHIIKKQKEIIKKLIERKQAQIRKVYPGLTCFKEGVRQIPVESIPGIRDTGWRPLGKEKGKELKDPDQLYNTLKNLLAQIKTHPSAWPFMEPVKKSEAPDYYEIIRFPIDLKTMTERLKNRYYVTKKLFVADLQRIITNCREYNPPDSDYCKCANALEKFFYFKLKEAGLIDK, from the exons ATGGACCTGCAGCAGCCCGTGACCAACCTGAGCGAGCTGTGCCGTAGCTGTGGACACGCCCTAG CTGACCACGTGTCCCACCTGGAGAACGTCTCGGAAGAGGAGATCAGCCGGCTGCTGGGGATGGTGGTGGACGTGGAAAATCTCTTCATGTCGGTCCACAAAGAGGAGGACACGGACACCAAGCAAGTGTATTTCTACCTGTTCAAG CTGCTGAGGAAATGCATCCTGCAGATGAGCCGTCCTGTTGTAGAAGGGTCCCTTGGCAGCCCCCCCTTTGAGAAGCCGAACATCGAGCAG GGAGTCTTCAACTTCGTCCAGTACAAGTTCAGCCACCTGCCCCCCAAGGAGCGTCAGACCATGTACGAGCTCTCCAAGATGTTCCTGCTCTGCCTCAACTACTGGAAGCTGGAGACGCCCTCCCAGTTCCGGCAGCGCTCGCAGAACGACGACGTGGCCACCTACAAAGTCAACTACACCCG ctGGCTGTGTTACTGCCACGTGCCCCAGAGCTGCGACAGCCTCCCCCGCTATGAGACCACCCACGTCTTCGGGCGCAGCCTGCTCAAGTCCATTTTCACCGTCACCCGCCGGCAGCTGCTGGAGAAGTTCCGGGTGGAGAAGGACAAGTTGGTGCCGGAGAAGCGGACACTCATCCTCACCCATTTCCCCAA GTTTCTGTCCATGCTGGAAGAGGAGATCTACGGGGAGAACTCACCCATCTGGGAATCTGACTTCACCATGCCAGCCACGGAAGGCGCCCAGCTGGTCCCACGCCCAG CAGCCGTCAGCACCGTCGCCGTGCCCAGCACCCCGATCTTTAGTAAGAAGctcggcagcagcagctccttgtccTCCATGAGCCTTGACGCCAGCTCGGCAGAGCCTGTGCCAG GTGAGAAGCGGAAGCTGCCTGAGAGCCTGACGCTGGAGGACGCCAAGCGGATCCGGGTCATGGGCGACATCCCCATGGAGCTGGTCAACGAGGTGATGCTGACCATCACGGACCCGGCTGCCATGCTGGGCCCGGAG ACCAGCCTGCTGTCAGCCAACGCGGCGCGTGACGAGACGGCGCGGCTAGAGGAGAGACGCGGCATCATCGAGTTCCACGTCATCGGCAACGCGCTCTCGCAGAAATCCAACAAGCGGATCCTGATGTGGCTGGTGGGGCTGCAGAATGTCTTCTCCCACCAGCTGCCCCGCATGCCCAAGGAGTACATCACCCGCCTCGTCTTCGACCC CAAACACAAGACCCTGGCTCTGATCAAGGACGGCCGGGTGATCGGGGGCATCTGCTTCCGGATGTTCCCCACCCAGGGCTTCACGGAGATTGTCTTCTGTGCTGTCACCTCCAACGAGCAAGTGAAG gggtACGGGACGCACCTGATGAACCACCTGAAGGAGTATCACATCAAGCACAACATCCTCTACTTCCTGACCTACGCCGACGAGTACGCCATCGGCTACTTCAAGAAGCAG GGCTTCTCCAAGGACATCAAGGTGCCCAAGGGCCGCTACCTGGGCTATATCAAGGACTACGAAGGGGCGACGCTGATGGAGTGCGAGCTCAACCCCCGCATCCCCTACACCGAGCTCTCGCACATCATCAAGAAGCAGAAGGAG ATCATCAAGAAGCTGATCGAGAGGAAGCAGGCGCAGATCCGCAAGGTCTACCCAGGCCTGACCTGCTTCAAGGAGGGCGTGCGGCAAATCCCTGTCGAGAGCATCCCTGGAATCC GAGACACGGGATGGCGGCcgctggggaaggagaaagg GAAGGAGCTCAAGGACCCAGACCAGCTGTACAACACCCTGAAAAACCTCCTGGCCCAAATCAAG ACCCACCCCAGCGCCTGGCCCTTCATGGAGCCCGTGAAGAAGTCAGAGGCCCCTGACTACTACGAGATCATTCGCTTCCCCATCG ACCTGAAGACCATGACTGAGCGTCTGAAGAACCGCTATTACGTCACCAAGAAGCTCTTCGTCGCCGACCTGCAGCGCATCATCACCAACTGCCGGGAGTACAACCCCCCCGACAGCGACTACTGTAAGTGCGCCAACGCCCTCGAGAAGTTCTTCTACTTCAAGCTCAAGGAGGCCGGGCTCATAGACAAGTAG
- the KAT2A gene encoding histone acetyltransferase KAT2A isoform X1, translated as MAEPEASQPGRTPPPPAAAPGPGPGPGPGPGSSDPARPGLSQQQRASQRKAQVRGFPRAKKLEKLGVFSACKANDACKCNGWKNPNPPTAPRMDLQQPVTNLSELCRSCGHALADHVSHLENVSEEEISRLLGMVVDVENLFMSVHKEEDTDTKQVYFYLFKLLRKCILQMSRPVVEGSLGSPPFEKPNIEQGVFNFVQYKFSHLPPKERQTMYELSKMFLLCLNYWKLETPSQFRQRSQNDDVATYKVNYTRWLCYCHVPQSCDSLPRYETTHVFGRSLLKSIFTVTRRQLLEKFRVEKDKLVPEKRTLILTHFPKFLSMLEEEIYGENSPIWESDFTMPATEGAQLVPRPAAVSTVAVPSTPIFSKKLGSSSSLSSMSLDASSAEPVPGEKRKLPESLTLEDAKRIRVMGDIPMELVNEVMLTITDPAAMLGPETSLLSANAARDETARLEERRGIIEFHVIGNALSQKSNKRILMWLVGLQNVFSHQLPRMPKEYITRLVFDPKHKTLALIKDGRVIGGICFRMFPTQGFTEIVFCAVTSNEQVKGYGTHLMNHLKEYHIKHNILYFLTYADEYAIGYFKKQGFSKDIKVPKGRYLGYIKDYEGATLMECELNPRIPYTELSHIIKKQKEIIKKLIERKQAQIRKVYPGLTCFKEGVRQIPVESIPGIRDTGWRPLGKEKGKELKDPDQLYNTLKNLLAQIKTHPSAWPFMEPVKKSEAPDYYEIIRFPIDLKTMTERLKNRYYVTKKLFVADLQRIITNCREYNPPDSDYCKCANALEKFFYFKLKEAGLIDK; from the exons ATGGCGGAGCCGGAGGCCTCGCAGCCCGGCCGGACCCCGCCGCCCCCCGCGGCcgcgcccggccccggccccggccccggccccggccccggctccagcgacccggcccggcccgggctgagccagcagcagcGCGCGAGTCAGCGCAAGGCCCAGGTGCGGGGCTTCCCGCGGGCCAAGAAGCTGGAGAAACTCGGGGTGTTCTCGGCCTGCAAG GCCAACGATGCCTGCAAGTGCAACGGCTGGAAGAACCCCAACCCGCCCACTGCCCCCCGCATGGACCTGCAGCAGCCCGTGACCAACCTGAGCGAGCTGTGCCGTAGCTGTGGACACGCCCTAG CTGACCACGTGTCCCACCTGGAGAACGTCTCGGAAGAGGAGATCAGCCGGCTGCTGGGGATGGTGGTGGACGTGGAAAATCTCTTCATGTCGGTCCACAAAGAGGAGGACACGGACACCAAGCAAGTGTATTTCTACCTGTTCAAG CTGCTGAGGAAATGCATCCTGCAGATGAGCCGTCCTGTTGTAGAAGGGTCCCTTGGCAGCCCCCCCTTTGAGAAGCCGAACATCGAGCAG GGAGTCTTCAACTTCGTCCAGTACAAGTTCAGCCACCTGCCCCCCAAGGAGCGTCAGACCATGTACGAGCTCTCCAAGATGTTCCTGCTCTGCCTCAACTACTGGAAGCTGGAGACGCCCTCCCAGTTCCGGCAGCGCTCGCAGAACGACGACGTGGCCACCTACAAAGTCAACTACACCCG ctGGCTGTGTTACTGCCACGTGCCCCAGAGCTGCGACAGCCTCCCCCGCTATGAGACCACCCACGTCTTCGGGCGCAGCCTGCTCAAGTCCATTTTCACCGTCACCCGCCGGCAGCTGCTGGAGAAGTTCCGGGTGGAGAAGGACAAGTTGGTGCCGGAGAAGCGGACACTCATCCTCACCCATTTCCCCAA GTTTCTGTCCATGCTGGAAGAGGAGATCTACGGGGAGAACTCACCCATCTGGGAATCTGACTTCACCATGCCAGCCACGGAAGGCGCCCAGCTGGTCCCACGCCCAG CAGCCGTCAGCACCGTCGCCGTGCCCAGCACCCCGATCTTTAGTAAGAAGctcggcagcagcagctccttgtccTCCATGAGCCTTGACGCCAGCTCGGCAGAGCCTGTGCCAG GTGAGAAGCGGAAGCTGCCTGAGAGCCTGACGCTGGAGGACGCCAAGCGGATCCGGGTCATGGGCGACATCCCCATGGAGCTGGTCAACGAGGTGATGCTGACCATCACGGACCCGGCTGCCATGCTGGGCCCGGAG ACCAGCCTGCTGTCAGCCAACGCGGCGCGTGACGAGACGGCGCGGCTAGAGGAGAGACGCGGCATCATCGAGTTCCACGTCATCGGCAACGCGCTCTCGCAGAAATCCAACAAGCGGATCCTGATGTGGCTGGTGGGGCTGCAGAATGTCTTCTCCCACCAGCTGCCCCGCATGCCCAAGGAGTACATCACCCGCCTCGTCTTCGACCC CAAACACAAGACCCTGGCTCTGATCAAGGACGGCCGGGTGATCGGGGGCATCTGCTTCCGGATGTTCCCCACCCAGGGCTTCACGGAGATTGTCTTCTGTGCTGTCACCTCCAACGAGCAAGTGAAG gggtACGGGACGCACCTGATGAACCACCTGAAGGAGTATCACATCAAGCACAACATCCTCTACTTCCTGACCTACGCCGACGAGTACGCCATCGGCTACTTCAAGAAGCAG GGCTTCTCCAAGGACATCAAGGTGCCCAAGGGCCGCTACCTGGGCTATATCAAGGACTACGAAGGGGCGACGCTGATGGAGTGCGAGCTCAACCCCCGCATCCCCTACACCGAGCTCTCGCACATCATCAAGAAGCAGAAGGAG ATCATCAAGAAGCTGATCGAGAGGAAGCAGGCGCAGATCCGCAAGGTCTACCCAGGCCTGACCTGCTTCAAGGAGGGCGTGCGGCAAATCCCTGTCGAGAGCATCCCTGGAATCC GAGACACGGGATGGCGGCcgctggggaaggagaaagg GAAGGAGCTCAAGGACCCAGACCAGCTGTACAACACCCTGAAAAACCTCCTGGCCCAAATCAAG ACCCACCCCAGCGCCTGGCCCTTCATGGAGCCCGTGAAGAAGTCAGAGGCCCCTGACTACTACGAGATCATTCGCTTCCCCATCG ACCTGAAGACCATGACTGAGCGTCTGAAGAACCGCTATTACGTCACCAAGAAGCTCTTCGTCGCCGACCTGCAGCGCATCATCACCAACTGCCGGGAGTACAACCCCCCCGACAGCGACTACTGTAAGTGCGCCAACGCCCTCGAGAAGTTCTTCTACTTCAAGCTCAAGGAGGCCGGGCTCATAGACAAGTAG
- the LOC125626713 gene encoding uncharacterized protein LOC125626713: MSCPSQPEASGPESSGRSQAPTGGDKSCRPPAPSRSAPGPHRRGLSPEPEAAPAAAMLCRLQLLPPAPGPVAARLGPVRTLWPAPGALFAELERELLRELETARAFASSVGQLLAGGGSSSPGGEPGQSSSTALAQGTAQPFAVRQDVRGFAPQELAVKLVGRKVLLTGRKETQSEDGKGSFSYKYEVFKREWDVPEAVDTDRLTCSISREGQLCIEAPCLAPAAVPARNVPIQLSPAGGSAAPAEPGSEDGADGRAQG, encoded by the coding sequence ATGAGCTGTCCCAGTCAGCCAGAGGCATCCGGGCCAGAGAGTTCTGGAAGGAGCCAGGCCCCCACGGGAGGGGATAAAAGCTGCCGGCCCCCGGCCCCGAGCAGATCGGCCCCTGGCCCCCACCGGAGAGGACTCAGCCCCGAGCCAGaggcagccccagcagcagcgaTGCTATGCCGCCTGCAGCTCCTGCCGCCCGCCCCCGGCCCCGTGGCTGCCCGGCTGGGCCCCGTGCGCACTCTGTGGCCGGCCCCGGGGGCCCTCTTTGCTGAGCTGGAGCGGGAGCTGCTGCGGGAGCTGGAGACGGCCAGGGCGTTTGCAAGCAGCGtggggcagctcctggctggcGGAGGGAGCAGCAGCCCCGGCGGGGAGCCAGGCCAGAGCTCCAGCACGGCCCTGGCCCAGGGGACGGCCCAGCCCTTCGCCGTGCGGCAGGACGTCCGGGGCTTCGCGCCCCAGGAGCTGGCGGTGAAGCTGGTGGGCAGGAAGGTGCTGCTGACGGGCAGGAAGGAGACGCAGAGCGAGGACGGCAAAGGCTCCTTCTCCTACAAGTACGAGGTGTTCAAGAGGGAGTGGGACGTGCCCGAGGCCGTGGACACCGACCGCCTGACCTGCTCCATCTCCAGGGAGGGGCAGCTGTGCATCGAAGCCCCGTGCCTGGCCCCTGCAGCCGTCCCCGCGAGGAACGTGCCCATCCAGCTCAGCCCTGCGGGGGGCTCAGCGGCACCGGCTGAGCCGGGCTCGGAGGACGGGGCCGACGGCAGAGCCCAGGGGTAA